In one Nocardioides luteus genomic region, the following are encoded:
- the mftM gene encoding mycofactocin oligosaccharide methyltransferase MftM: MTTPPGELGVIDALRPGPEAGVYRDEVVSVRAWQGPRPRRHLGTIRTRHFDVHREGHQVHLVHCLRAEQIDDDLSGLLAEELFQPGWLRGPDLFERLFTGVVISSAPDPGQAWAAFYRNTLRHVEEALERPGPAPAGHGTVAEYAPVYRFVEQQLARGSVLEVGCCFGFLSLRLAAAGRDVTASDLSAGTVTLLRAAASRLKVPLATRAADATRLPWAADAADNVLLIHLLEHIEPSLGDRAVAEAIRVARRRVVIAVPLEDEPDETWGHVRTVSLDDLAAWGEASGHPYRVVEHHGGWLVVDTDR; the protein is encoded by the coding sequence ATGACCACCCCGCCCGGCGAGCTCGGGGTGATCGACGCTCTGCGCCCCGGCCCCGAGGCAGGGGTCTACCGCGACGAGGTGGTCAGCGTCCGGGCCTGGCAGGGCCCTCGGCCGCGTCGCCATCTCGGGACGATCCGCACCCGCCACTTCGACGTCCACCGCGAGGGCCACCAGGTCCACCTGGTCCACTGCCTGCGGGCGGAGCAGATCGACGACGACCTCTCCGGGCTGCTGGCCGAGGAGCTGTTCCAGCCCGGTTGGCTGCGTGGTCCGGACCTGTTCGAGCGGCTCTTCACCGGCGTCGTGATCAGCAGCGCCCCCGACCCGGGGCAGGCCTGGGCCGCGTTCTACCGCAACACCCTGCGCCACGTGGAAGAGGCGCTGGAGCGCCCCGGCCCCGCTCCCGCGGGTCACGGGACCGTCGCCGAGTACGCCCCCGTCTACCGCTTCGTCGAGCAGCAGCTGGCGCGTGGCTCCGTCCTCGAGGTCGGCTGCTGCTTCGGGTTCCTCTCGCTGCGGCTGGCCGCCGCGGGCCGGGACGTGACCGCCTCCGACCTCTCCGCGGGCACCGTCACGCTGCTGCGCGCCGCCGCCTCCCGGCTGAAGGTCCCGCTCGCCACGCGCGCCGCCGACGCCACCCGGCTGCCGTGGGCCGCCGACGCCGCCGACAACGTGCTGCTGATCCACCTGCTCGAGCACATCGAGCCGAGCCTCGGCGACCGGGCGGTCGCCGAGGCGATCCGGGTCGCGCGTCGCAGAGTCGTCATCGCCGTACCCCTCGAGGACGAGCCCGACGAGACCTGGGGACACGTCCGGACGGTGTCGCTGGACGACCTCGCCGCGTGGGGCGAGGCCTCGGGACACCCGTACCGGGTCGTCGAGCACCACGGTGGCTGGCTCGTCGTCGACACCGACCGCTGA
- a CDS encoding AAA family ATPase: MSTTTEPTQGFTDVEDTRAQLAACGYLADDRLATTVFLQTRLEKPVLLEGPAGVGKTQLAESLATATGRRLIRLQCYEGQDETKALYEWDYGKQLLYTQILREKIGQVVEDAADLNEAVERIAKQDSVFFSQRFLAARPLLEAIDSDTPVVLLIDEVDRADEALEAVLLELLAEFQISIPEVGTVTAKTMPYVVLTSNNTRDLSAALKRRCLHLFLDYPDAVRELEIIRSKETGLADSLAARLVDIVRGIRELELRKAPSISETVDWARTLAVLGVEELTADVLSTTLNVVVKYERDLKRVMDALPRLVDPNAEVPDHLHGHGHGHGHGHGHSHAPAAEDRVEDDVDGRAERKAKDQPGRHNAGYYGGAGGTGPRTAPAVSTSQGTRAFPSTRKRPV; encoded by the coding sequence GTGTCGACCACCACCGAACCGACCCAGGGCTTCACCGACGTCGAGGACACCCGCGCCCAGCTGGCGGCGTGCGGCTACCTCGCCGACGACCGGCTCGCCACCACGGTGTTCCTGCAGACCAGGCTGGAGAAGCCGGTCCTGCTCGAGGGCCCGGCGGGGGTCGGCAAGACCCAGCTGGCGGAGAGCCTGGCGACCGCGACCGGGCGGCGCCTGATCCGGCTGCAGTGCTACGAGGGTCAGGACGAGACCAAGGCGCTCTACGAGTGGGACTACGGCAAGCAGCTGCTCTACACCCAGATCCTGCGCGAGAAGATCGGCCAGGTCGTCGAGGACGCCGCCGACCTGAACGAGGCCGTCGAGCGGATCGCCAAGCAGGACTCGGTGTTCTTCTCGCAGCGCTTCCTGGCCGCCCGGCCGCTGCTCGAGGCGATCGACTCCGACACCCCGGTCGTGCTCCTCATCGACGAGGTCGACCGGGCCGACGAGGCCCTGGAGGCGGTGCTGCTCGAGCTGCTCGCCGAGTTTCAGATCTCCATCCCCGAGGTCGGCACGGTGACTGCCAAGACGATGCCGTACGTCGTGCTGACCTCGAACAACACCCGCGACCTCTCCGCCGCGCTCAAGCGCCGCTGCCTGCACCTCTTCCTCGACTACCCCGACGCGGTCCGTGAGCTGGAGATCATCCGGTCCAAGGAGACCGGTCTCGCCGACTCGCTCGCGGCCCGCCTCGTCGACATCGTCCGCGGCATCCGTGAGCTCGAGCTGCGCAAGGCGCCCAGCATCTCCGAGACCGTCGACTGGGCTCGTACGCTGGCGGTGCTCGGCGTCGAGGAGCTCACCGCCGACGTGCTCTCCACGACGCTCAACGTGGTCGTGAAGTACGAGCGCGACCTGAAGCGGGTCATGGACGCGCTGCCGCGGCTGGTCGACCCGAACGCCGAGGTGCCCGACCACCTGCACGGCCATGGTCACGGGCACGGCCACGGTCATGGCCACTCCCACGCCCCGGCTGCGGAGGACCGTGTCGAGGACGACGTCGACGGCCGCGCCGAGCGGAAGGCGAAGGACCAGCCCGGCCGGCACAACGCGGGCTACTACGGCGGCGCCGGCGGCACCGGGCCGCGTACGGCCCCGGCGGTGTCCACCAGCCAGGGGACCCGGGCGTTCCCGTCGACCCGCAAGCGTCCGGTCTGA
- a CDS encoding VWA domain-containing protein, producing METALHRFIRLLRLYGVRVSTAEVIDAMHAVAQPGVLEQRHLLHAALTASLVKDRRDLDTFDLVFDRFFGLRPVVEEPDEHGHTHDDLSDDGQLTDFTLSEEPGEVPEDGHSHGKPDDIKEYFKPEDMAQRYNLHQEANKIDIAALTDEIVLSNDPKSSPGEAARVQLSTSRMHNPGNPGDLIRDAGMQLDTELSVQEEIALLSWLEEREPDSGIDDDDALAELRKALSPWLATLPERIRDHLERLMSMEREIESREIQAAQAETVAEHDRAALEESLRRLLRKLHGAPRPRRTVAARGIVDGRRTMRTNMKYDGVPFRPVTVAKAHDRPRLLVLCDVSLSVRSTARFTLHLLHSLQSVATSVRSFAFVKDLVEITDLFAEHRIEDALSLVLSGLPAGGVLDVDADSDYGSSFEQFLEQFGSAVNRRTTLVILGDGRGNGRDPGFAAFEELTRRARSTIWLTPEPRYSWALGGCDLPEYAEWCDKVQVVRNLRGLDNVTQTMSAGR from the coding sequence ATGGAGACCGCACTGCACCGCTTCATCCGGCTGCTCCGGCTCTACGGCGTACGCGTGAGCACCGCCGAGGTGATCGACGCGATGCATGCGGTCGCCCAGCCCGGGGTGCTCGAGCAGCGCCACCTGCTCCACGCCGCGCTGACCGCCAGCCTGGTCAAGGACCGCCGCGACCTGGACACCTTCGACCTGGTCTTCGACCGGTTCTTCGGGCTGCGGCCGGTCGTCGAGGAGCCCGACGAGCACGGGCACACCCACGACGACCTCTCCGACGACGGACAGCTGACCGACTTCACGCTCTCCGAGGAGCCGGGCGAGGTGCCGGAGGACGGGCACAGCCACGGCAAGCCGGACGACATCAAGGAGTACTTCAAGCCCGAGGACATGGCGCAGCGCTACAACCTCCACCAGGAGGCGAACAAGATCGACATCGCCGCCCTCACCGACGAGATCGTCCTCTCCAACGACCCGAAGTCCAGCCCCGGTGAGGCCGCGCGGGTCCAGCTCTCCACGAGCCGGATGCACAACCCCGGCAACCCGGGCGACCTGATCCGCGACGCCGGGATGCAGCTCGACACCGAGCTCTCGGTGCAGGAGGAGATCGCGCTGCTGAGCTGGCTCGAGGAGCGCGAGCCAGACAGCGGCATCGACGACGACGACGCCCTCGCGGAGCTCCGCAAGGCCCTCTCGCCGTGGCTGGCCACGCTGCCGGAGCGGATCCGCGACCACCTCGAGCGGCTGATGAGCATGGAGCGCGAGATCGAGTCGCGCGAGATCCAGGCCGCCCAGGCCGAGACCGTCGCCGAGCACGACCGGGCCGCGCTGGAGGAGTCGCTGCGGCGGCTGCTCAGGAAGCTCCACGGAGCCCCGCGCCCGCGGCGTACGGTCGCCGCCCGCGGCATCGTCGACGGCCGCCGGACGATGCGCACCAACATGAAGTACGACGGGGTGCCGTTCCGGCCGGTCACCGTCGCCAAGGCGCACGACCGGCCACGGCTGCTCGTGCTCTGCGACGTCTCCCTGTCCGTACGCTCCACCGCCCGCTTCACCCTGCACCTGCTGCACAGCCTGCAGTCGGTGGCCACCTCCGTGCGGTCGTTCGCGTTCGTGAAGGACCTGGTCGAGATCACCGACCTGTTCGCCGAGCACCGGATCGAGGACGCGCTGTCCCTGGTGCTCTCCGGACTCCCGGCCGGAGGCGTGCTCGACGTGGACGCCGACTCGGACTACGGCTCCTCGTTCGAGCAGTTCCTCGAGCAGTTCGGCTCGGCGGTAAACCGCAGGACCACGCTGGTGATCCTCGGCGACGGGCGCGGCAACGGCAGGGATCCGGGCTTCGCCGCGTTCGAGGAGCTCACCCGGCGCGCCCGGTCGACGATCTGGCTGACCCCCGAGCCGCGCTACTCGTGGGCGCTCGGCGGCTGCGACCTGCCGGAGTACGCGGAGTGGTGCGACAAGGTCCAGGTCGTCCGCAACCTGCGTGGGCTGGACAACGTGACCCAGACGATGTCGGCCGGGCGATGA
- a CDS encoding acetate uptake transporter, translating into MTNTSIDAEVPTVQGTTPTAWGDPFPLGLASFGISALVLSSVMSGLVDAAALPAVLPLALALGFATELLAGLVHYRRGETFPALVFTAYAGFWLSYALLVQFYGPMVTADGAAITGMFLLAWALFTSYMLLAALRTNTTTIVIFVLLAGVFYLAAFGSFLGSAGLGKTAGYVLILDAVVALYASAAIIVNTTWDRTVLPVP; encoded by the coding sequence ATGACGAACACATCCATCGATGCAGAGGTGCCCACGGTGCAAGGCACCACCCCGACGGCCTGGGGCGACCCGTTCCCGCTCGGCCTGGCCAGCTTCGGGATCTCGGCGCTCGTGCTGTCCAGCGTGATGTCGGGACTCGTGGACGCGGCCGCCCTGCCGGCGGTGCTGCCCCTCGCGCTGGCGCTGGGCTTCGCGACCGAGCTCCTGGCCGGTCTGGTCCACTACCGGCGTGGCGAGACCTTCCCGGCCCTGGTGTTCACCGCGTACGCCGGCTTCTGGCTCTCCTATGCGCTGCTGGTGCAGTTCTACGGACCGATGGTGACCGCGGACGGCGCCGCGATCACCGGGATGTTCCTGCTCGCCTGGGCGCTGTTCACGTCCTACATGCTGCTGGCGGCGCTGCGCACCAACACCACCACGATCGTGATCTTCGTGCTCCTGGCCGGGGTCTTCTACCTCGCGGCCTTCGGGTCGTTCCTCGGCAGCGCCGGTCTCGGCAAGACCGCCGGCTACGTGCTGATCCTGGACGCCGTGGTGGCGCTCTACGCCTCGGCCGCGATCATCGTGAACACGACCTGGGACCGCACGGTCCTGCCGGTGCCGTGA